A portion of the Burkholderia pseudomultivorans genome contains these proteins:
- the bpeB gene encoding efflux RND transporter permease BpeB: MAKFFIDRPIFAWVIAIILMLAGVAAIFTLPIAQYPTIAPPSIQITANYPGASAKTVEDTVTQVIEQQMSGLDNFLYMSSTSDDSGNATITLTFAPGTNADIAQVQVQNKLSLATPILPQVVQQLGLSVTKSSSSFLLVLAFNSEDGSMNKYDLANYVASHVKDPISRLNGVGTVTLFGSQYAMRIWLDPTRLTNYGLTPVDVTTAITAQNVQIAGGQIGGTPAKPGTVLQATITESTLLQTPEQFGNILLKVNQDGSQVRLKDVAQIGLGGENYNFDTKYNGQPTAALGIQLATNANALATAKAVRAKIDELTPYFPHGLVVKYPYDTTPFVKLSIEEVVKTLLEGIVLVFLVMYLFLQNLRATIIPTIAVPVVLLGTFAIMSLVGFSINTLSMFGLVLAIGLLVDDAIVVVENVERVMAEEGLSPKEATRKAMGQITGALVGVALVLSAVFVPVAFSGGSVGAIYRQFSLTIVSAMVLSVLVALILTPALCATILKPIPQGHHEEKKGFFGWFNRTFNRSRDKYHVGVHHVIKRSGRWLIIYLVVIVAVGLLFVRLPKSFLPDEDQGLMFVIVQTPSGSTQETTAKTLANISDYLLKDEKDIVESAFTVNGFSFAGRGQNSGLVFVRLKDYAQRQHANQKVQALIGRMFGRYAGYKDAIVIPFNPPSIPELGTAAGFDFELTDNAGLGHDALMAARNQLLGMAAKDPTLQGVRPNGLNDTPQYKVDIDREKANALGVTADAIDQTFSIAWASKYVNNFLDIDGRIKKVYVQADAPFRMTPEDMNVWYVRNGSGGMVPFSAFATGHWTYGSPKLERYNGISAMEIQGQAAPGKSTGQAMAAMEALAKKLPVGIGYSWTGLSFQEIQSGSQAPILYAISILVVFLCLAALYESWSIPFSVIMVVPLGVIGALLAATMRGLENDVFFQVGLLTTVGLSAKNAILIVEFARELQMTEKMGPIEAALEAARLRLRPILMTSLAFILGVMPLAISNGAGSASQHAIGTGVIGGMITATFLAIFMIPMFFVKIRAVFSGEKEDADEALRLAQEHSHHEEKPGNGDEGNKGQ; encoded by the coding sequence ATGGCAAAGTTTTTTATCGATCGCCCGATCTTCGCGTGGGTGATCGCCATCATCCTGATGCTGGCCGGGGTTGCGGCGATCTTCACGCTGCCGATCGCGCAGTATCCGACGATCGCGCCGCCATCGATCCAGATCACCGCGAACTACCCGGGCGCTTCCGCGAAGACGGTGGAAGACACGGTGACGCAGGTGATCGAGCAGCAGATGAGCGGCCTCGACAACTTCCTGTACATGTCGTCGACGAGTGACGACTCGGGCAACGCGACGATCACGCTCACGTTCGCGCCGGGCACCAATGCCGACATCGCGCAGGTGCAGGTGCAGAACAAGCTGTCGCTCGCCACGCCGATCCTGCCGCAGGTCGTGCAGCAGCTGGGCCTGTCGGTGACGAAGTCGAGCAGCAGCTTCCTGCTGGTGCTCGCCTTCAACTCCGAAGACGGCAGCATGAACAAGTACGACCTCGCGAACTACGTGGCGTCGCACGTGAAGGACCCGATCAGCCGCCTGAACGGCGTCGGTACCGTCACGCTGTTCGGCTCGCAGTACGCGATGCGGATCTGGCTCGACCCGACCCGCCTGACGAACTACGGCCTCACGCCGGTCGACGTGACGACCGCGATCACCGCACAGAACGTGCAGATCGCGGGCGGCCAGATCGGCGGCACGCCGGCCAAGCCGGGCACCGTGCTGCAGGCGACGATCACCGAATCGACGCTGCTGCAGACGCCCGAGCAGTTCGGCAACATCCTGCTGAAGGTCAACCAGGACGGTTCGCAGGTGCGCCTGAAGGACGTCGCGCAGATCGGCCTCGGCGGCGAAAACTACAACTTCGACACGAAGTACAACGGTCAGCCGACCGCGGCGCTCGGTATCCAGCTCGCGACCAACGCGAACGCGCTGGCGACCGCGAAGGCCGTGCGCGCGAAGATCGACGAGCTGACGCCGTACTTCCCGCACGGTCTCGTCGTGAAGTACCCGTACGACACGACGCCGTTCGTGAAGCTGTCGATCGAGGAAGTGGTCAAGACGCTGCTCGAAGGTATCGTGCTGGTGTTCCTCGTGATGTATCTGTTCCTGCAGAACCTGCGGGCGACGATCATCCCGACGATCGCGGTGCCGGTCGTGCTGCTCGGCACGTTCGCGATCATGTCGCTGGTGGGCTTCTCGATCAACACGCTGTCGATGTTCGGCCTCGTGCTCGCGATCGGTCTGCTGGTGGACGATGCGATCGTGGTGGTGGAGAACGTCGAGCGCGTGATGGCGGAAGAGGGCCTGTCACCGAAGGAGGCGACCAGGAAGGCGATGGGCCAGATCACCGGCGCACTCGTCGGCGTGGCGCTGGTGCTGTCGGCGGTGTTCGTGCCGGTCGCGTTCTCCGGCGGTTCGGTCGGCGCGATCTATCGTCAGTTCTCGCTGACGATCGTGTCGGCGATGGTGCTGTCGGTGCTCGTCGCGTTGATTCTGACGCCGGCGCTGTGCGCGACGATCCTCAAGCCGATCCCGCAGGGGCATCACGAAGAGAAGAAGGGCTTCTTCGGCTGGTTCAACCGCACGTTCAACCGGAGCCGCGACAAGTACCACGTCGGCGTGCACCACGTGATCAAGCGCTCGGGCCGCTGGCTGATCATCTATCTGGTCGTGATCGTCGCGGTCGGGCTGCTGTTCGTGCGCCTGCCGAAGTCGTTCCTGCCCGATGAGGACCAGGGCCTGATGTTCGTGATCGTGCAGACGCCGTCGGGCTCGACGCAGGAAACGACCGCGAAGACGCTCGCGAACATTTCCGACTACCTGCTGAAGGACGAGAAGGACATCGTCGAATCCGCGTTCACGGTCAACGGCTTCAGCTTCGCGGGCCGCGGCCAGAACTCGGGTCTCGTGTTCGTGCGCCTGAAGGATTACGCGCAGCGTCAGCACGCGAACCAGAAGGTCCAGGCGCTGATCGGCCGGATGTTCGGACGCTATGCGGGCTACAAGGACGCGATCGTGATCCCGTTCAACCCGCCGTCGATTCCCGAACTCGGCACGGCCGCGGGCTTCGACTTCGAGCTGACGGACAACGCGGGCCTCGGCCACGACGCGCTGATGGCGGCGCGCAACCAGCTGCTCGGGATGGCCGCGAAGGATCCGACGCTGCAGGGCGTGCGCCCGAACGGCCTGAACGACACGCCGCAGTACAAGGTCGACATCGACCGCGAGAAGGCGAATGCGCTCGGCGTGACGGCGGATGCGATCGACCAGACGTTCTCGATCGCGTGGGCGTCGAAGTACGTGAACAACTTCCTCGACATCGACGGCCGGATCAAGAAGGTGTACGTGCAGGCCGACGCGCCGTTCCGGATGACGCCGGAGGACATGAACGTCTGGTACGTGCGCAACGGGTCGGGCGGGATGGTGCCGTTCAGCGCGTTCGCGACCGGTCACTGGACGTACGGTTCGCCGAAGCTCGAGCGTTACAACGGTATCTCGGCGATGGAAATCCAGGGCCAGGCCGCACCGGGCAAGTCGACCGGTCAGGCGATGGCCGCGATGGAAGCGCTCGCGAAGAAGCTGCCGGTCGGTATCGGCTATTCGTGGACGGGCCTGTCGTTCCAGGAAATCCAGTCCGGTTCGCAGGCGCCGATCCTGTACGCGATCTCGATCCTCGTCGTGTTCCTGTGTCTGGCGGCGCTGTATGAAAGCTGGTCGATCCCGTTCTCGGTGATCATGGTGGTGCCGCTCGGCGTGATCGGCGCACTGCTCGCGGCGACGATGCGCGGCCTCGAGAACGACGTGTTCTTCCAGGTCGGCCTGCTGACCACCGTGGGCTTGTCGGCGAAGAACGCGATTCTGATCGTCGAGTTCGCGCGCGAACTGCAGATGACGGAGAAGATGGGGCCGATCGAGGCCGCGCTGGAAGCGGCGCGCCTGCGGCTGCGTCCGATCCTGATGACGTCGCTCGCGTTCATTCTCGGCGTGATGCCGCTTGCGATCAGCAACGGTGCGGGTTCGGCGAGCCAGCACGCGATCGGCACGGGCGTGATCGGCGGGATGATCACCGCGACGTTCCTCGCGATCTTCATGATCCCGATGTTCTTCGTGAAGATCCGCGCGGTCTTCAGCGGCGAGAAGGAAGACGCCGACGAGGCGCTGCGCCTGGCTCAGGAGCACTCGCACCACGAAGAGAAGCCGGGCAACGGCGACGAAGGCAACAAGGGGCAGTGA
- a CDS encoding efflux RND transporter periplasmic adaptor subunit: MRVERVPYRLITVATAAVFLAACGKKESAPPPQTPEVGVVTVQPQAVPVFTELPGRTSAFLVAQVRARVDGIVLRREFTEGSDVKAGQRLYKIDPAPYVAALNSAKATLAKAQANLATQNALVARYKVLVAANAVSKQDYDNAVAAQGQAAADVAAGKASVDTAQINLGYTDVVSPITGRVGISQVTPGAYVQASQATLMSTVQQLDPVYVDLTQSSLDGLKLRQDVQSGKLKTSGPGAAKVSLILEDGKTYSEQGKLQFSDVTVDQTTGSVTIRAVFPNPGRVLLPGMFVRARIEEGVNEGAFLVPQIGVTHDQKGQPVALVVNASNKVETRTLKTSGMQGPNWIVEGGLEAGDRVIVQGVDKVRPGATVKSVQAQLAPAAGAASGAAATAAPAAAGSGAAASGAAASGAAASGAAPASAAAASSAQ, translated from the coding sequence ATGCGCGTCGAACGGGTTCCATACCGCTTAATCACTGTCGCGACGGCCGCCGTTTTCCTGGCCGCGTGCGGCAAAAAAGAATCGGCACCGCCGCCGCAAACGCCGGAAGTCGGCGTCGTCACCGTCCAGCCGCAAGCCGTACCGGTGTTCACCGAACTGCCGGGCCGCACCAGTGCCTTCCTCGTCGCGCAGGTGCGCGCGCGGGTCGACGGCATCGTGCTGCGCCGCGAATTCACCGAGGGCAGCGACGTCAAGGCCGGCCAGCGCCTCTACAAGATCGATCCGGCGCCGTACGTCGCCGCGCTGAACAGCGCGAAGGCGACGCTCGCGAAGGCGCAGGCGAACCTGGCCACGCAGAACGCGCTGGTCGCGCGCTACAAGGTGCTGGTGGCCGCGAACGCGGTCAGCAAGCAGGACTACGACAACGCGGTGGCCGCGCAAGGGCAGGCCGCGGCGGACGTCGCAGCCGGCAAGGCGTCGGTCGACACCGCGCAGATCAACCTCGGCTACACCGACGTCGTGTCGCCGATCACCGGCCGCGTCGGCATTTCGCAGGTCACGCCGGGCGCCTACGTGCAGGCCAGCCAGGCGACGCTGATGTCGACCGTGCAGCAGCTCGATCCGGTCTACGTCGACCTGACGCAGTCGAGCCTCGACGGGCTGAAGCTGCGCCAGGACGTGCAGAGCGGCAAGCTGAAGACGAGCGGCCCGGGCGCGGCGAAGGTGTCGCTGATCCTCGAGGACGGCAAGACGTACTCGGAGCAGGGCAAGCTGCAGTTCTCGGACGTGACGGTCGACCAGACGACGGGCTCGGTGACGATCCGCGCGGTGTTCCCGAACCCGGGCCGCGTGCTGCTGCCGGGCATGTTCGTGCGCGCACGGATCGAGGAAGGCGTGAACGAAGGCGCGTTCCTGGTGCCGCAGATCGGCGTCACGCACGACCAGAAGGGCCAGCCGGTCGCGCTGGTCGTCAACGCGAGCAACAAGGTCGAGACGCGCACGCTGAAGACCTCGGGCATGCAGGGGCCGAACTGGATCGTCGAAGGCGGCCTGGAGGCGGGCGACCGCGTGATCGTGCAGGGCGTCGACAAGGTGCGTCCGGGTGCGACCGTGAAGTCGGTGCAGGCGCAGCTCGCGCCGGCCGCGGGCGCCGCCTCCGGTGCAGCTGCCACCGCCGCGCCGGCCGCCGCCGGCTCCGGCGCCGCCGCGTCGGGCGCAGCTGCATCGGGCGCAGCTGCATCGGGCGCCGCTCCGGCGAGCGCTGCCGCTGCGTCGAGCGCGCAATAA
- a CDS encoding TetR family transcriptional regulator: MVRRTKEEALETRNRILDAAEHVFFEKGVSHTSLADIAQHAGVTRGAIYWHFANKSDLFDAMFDRVLLPLDELKTMPIDAPGGNPLDKVRKILIWCLLGVQRDSQLRRVFSILFMKCEYVADMEPLLLRNRAGMSEALHAIDADLAAAVRLRLLPDRLDTWRATLMLHALISGFVRDMLMLPDEIDAERHAEKLVDSCFDMLRLSPAMLKEGD, encoded by the coding sequence ATGGTCAGACGCACCAAGGAGGAGGCACTCGAGACGCGCAACCGCATTCTCGACGCAGCCGAACACGTGTTCTTCGAGAAGGGCGTGTCCCACACGTCGCTTGCGGACATCGCGCAGCATGCCGGCGTCACGCGCGGCGCGATCTACTGGCATTTCGCGAACAAGAGCGACCTGTTCGACGCGATGTTCGACCGCGTGCTGCTGCCGCTCGACGAGCTGAAGACGATGCCGATCGACGCGCCGGGCGGCAATCCGCTCGACAAGGTCCGCAAGATCCTGATCTGGTGCCTGCTCGGCGTGCAGCGCGACTCGCAGCTGCGGCGCGTGTTCAGCATCCTGTTCATGAAATGCGAGTACGTCGCCGACATGGAGCCGCTGCTGCTGCGCAATCGCGCGGGCATGAGCGAGGCGCTGCACGCGATCGACGCCGATCTCGCCGCGGCCGTGCGGCTCAGGCTGCTGCCCGACCGGCTCGACACCTGGCGCGCGACGCTGATGCTGCACGCGCTGATCAGCGGCTTCGTGCGCGACATGCTGATGCTGCCCGACGAAATCGACGCGGAGCGGCACGCGGAAAAGCTGGTCGACAGCTGCTTCGACATGCTGCGCCTCAGCCCCGCCATGCTGAAGGAAGGCGACTGA
- a CDS encoding helix-turn-helix domain-containing protein yields the protein MAAVSPVSPVSPPAPTVVAVIAYDGISPFHLSVPSVVFGKERDAAGTPAFEFRVCSAERGPLATTGGFTIVAPYTLDGLLDADIVIVPSWRDEAETPPDVLLDAVRAAAARGAQLVGLCLGAYVLAAAGLLDGRPATTHWAWADDFAQRFPRVKLDPDVLYVDDGNLMTSAGTAAGLDCCLHVVRRRFGSEAANRIARRLVIPPHRQGGQAQYVPQPVAAHPRDTRLAGLLDWVRAHLDAAHSVDSLAARVLMSRRTFTRHFRQATGTTVTAWLQAERLARAQHLLETTGQSIDAIAQAAGYGSSVSLRQHFAGALGTSPSAYRREFRGAGPDAPR from the coding sequence ATGGCCGCCGTTTCGCCGGTGTCACCCGTTTCGCCGCCCGCCCCGACCGTCGTCGCCGTGATCGCGTACGACGGCATCAGCCCGTTCCACCTGTCGGTTCCGTCGGTCGTGTTCGGCAAGGAGCGCGATGCGGCCGGGACGCCCGCCTTCGAGTTCCGCGTGTGCTCGGCCGAACGCGGCCCGCTCGCGACGACGGGCGGCTTCACGATCGTCGCGCCGTACACGCTCGACGGGCTGCTCGACGCGGACATCGTGATCGTGCCGAGCTGGCGCGACGAGGCCGAAACGCCGCCCGACGTGCTGCTCGACGCCGTGCGCGCGGCCGCCGCACGCGGCGCGCAACTGGTCGGCCTGTGCCTCGGCGCGTACGTGCTGGCCGCGGCCGGGCTGCTCGACGGCCGCCCGGCCACGACGCACTGGGCATGGGCCGACGATTTCGCGCAGCGCTTTCCGCGCGTGAAGCTCGATCCCGACGTGCTGTACGTCGACGACGGCAACCTGATGACGTCGGCCGGCACGGCCGCGGGGCTCGACTGCTGCCTGCACGTCGTGCGGCGCCGCTTCGGCTCGGAGGCCGCGAACCGGATCGCGCGCCGCCTCGTGATCCCGCCGCACCGCCAGGGCGGGCAGGCGCAATACGTGCCGCAGCCGGTCGCCGCGCACCCGCGCGACACCCGGCTCGCGGGCCTGCTCGACTGGGTGCGCGCGCATCTCGACGCCGCGCACAGCGTCGATTCGCTCGCCGCGCGCGTGCTGATGAGCCGGCGCACGTTCACGCGCCACTTCCGCCAGGCGACCGGCACGACCGTCACCGCATGGCTGCAGGCCGAACGGCTCGCGCGTGCGCAGCATCTGCTGGAAACCACCGGACAGTCGATCGACGCGATCGCGCAGGCGGCCGGCTACGGATCGAGCGTGTCGCTGCGCCAGCATTTCGCCGGCGCGCTCGGCACGTCGCCATCCGCCTATCGAAGGGAGTTTCGCGGCGCCGGCCCCGACGCGCCACGGTAA
- a CDS encoding CoxG family protein produces MELNDTLSVSLAPAVVRDAFDDLALLRASFDHCESFAKLADGEFALTITVPLGPLRARYDVRVHVAGEQGDAEGQPRRVLNFKARADGLGVLRGQVELVLRPDGDADATRIDYVVWATASGPLAELPARQIENALREWTDDFFREFCAVVQAKHGLAPNRARSAAPRRQHVFLRPAALTAATRRSPSPHLGGALGGRAASALHHREPGTVPVWAWAAMIVFVALLLYAARWFNGG; encoded by the coding sequence ATGGAGCTGAACGACACGTTGAGCGTCTCGCTGGCGCCGGCCGTCGTGCGGGACGCGTTCGACGACCTCGCGCTGCTGCGGGCGAGCTTCGACCATTGCGAGTCGTTCGCGAAGCTCGCGGACGGCGAATTCGCGTTGACGATCACGGTGCCGCTCGGCCCGCTGCGCGCGCGCTACGACGTGCGCGTGCATGTCGCGGGCGAGCAGGGCGATGCGGAGGGGCAGCCGCGCCGCGTGCTGAATTTCAAGGCGCGCGCCGACGGCCTCGGCGTGCTGCGCGGCCAGGTCGAACTGGTGCTGCGGCCGGACGGCGACGCGGACGCGACGCGCATCGACTACGTGGTGTGGGCCACCGCCAGCGGTCCGCTCGCCGAGCTGCCGGCCCGGCAGATCGAGAACGCGCTGCGCGAGTGGACCGACGATTTCTTCCGCGAATTCTGCGCGGTCGTGCAGGCGAAGCATGGTCTCGCGCCGAATCGCGCGCGCTCGGCCGCGCCACGACGCCAGCATGTGTTTCTGCGGCCCGCGGCGCTGACGGCCGCGACCAGGCGTTCGCCGTCGCCGCACCTCGGCGGCGCGCTGGGCGGCCGTGCGGCCAGTGCGCTGCATCATCGCGAACCGGGTACGGTGCCGGTCTGGGCGTGGGCGGCGATGATCGTGTTCGTCGCGCTGCTGCTCTACGCGGCGCGCTGGTTCAACGGCGGCTGA
- a CDS encoding DUF427 domain-containing protein, with product MSDATDARLEIVPNRHRVRVIHRGITYADSQGALTVREAGLPDVHYLPRGDVNMRRLVKSSMTTACPLKGTAVHFDLQTEDGVIENAAWSYEEPEAAALALARYVAFDAARVDSLVETS from the coding sequence ATGTCCGACGCAACCGACGCCCGCCTCGAGATCGTGCCGAACCGCCATCGCGTGCGCGTGATCCATCGCGGCATCACGTACGCCGATTCGCAGGGCGCCCTGACCGTGCGCGAAGCGGGGCTGCCGGACGTCCACTATCTGCCGCGCGGCGACGTCAACATGCGCAGGCTCGTGAAGTCGAGCATGACGACGGCCTGCCCGCTGAAGGGCACCGCTGTCCATTTCGACTTGCAGACGGAAGACGGCGTGATCGAGAACGCCGCATGGAGTTACGAGGAACCGGAGGCGGCCGCGCTGGCGCTCGCGCGCTACGTCGCTTTCGATGCCGCGCGGGTCGACAGTCTCGTCGAGACGTCCTGA
- a CDS encoding carboxypeptidase regulatory-like domain-containing protein, with the protein MQYLRNVSRFAVAAALAAGLAAGATGAYAQSDGLPAARQQGDVSFVSGGVGLDESTAFQRNEASWPLALRFTGKGGEFLSDVHVRIVDGKGAELLKTDARGPYMLVKLPPGRYTVHASYQGNDESRAVTVGAKGGAKAAFQWSAQ; encoded by the coding sequence ATGCAATATCTACGCAACGTGTCCCGATTTGCCGTCGCCGCGGCGTTGGCCGCCGGTCTCGCAGCCGGCGCGACCGGCGCGTACGCGCAGTCGGACGGCTTGCCCGCCGCGCGCCAGCAGGGCGATGTCAGCTTCGTGTCGGGCGGCGTCGGGCTGGACGAATCGACGGCGTTCCAGCGCAACGAGGCGAGCTGGCCGCTGGCGCTGCGCTTCACCGGCAAGGGCGGCGAGTTCCTGTCCGACGTCCACGTGCGGATCGTCGACGGCAAGGGCGCCGAACTGCTGAAAACCGATGCGCGCGGGCCGTACATGCTCGTGAAGCTGCCGCCGGGACGGTATACGGTGCATGCGTCGTATCAGGGCAACGACGAATCGCGCGCCGTCACGGTCGGCGCAAAGGGCGGCGCGAAAGCCGCATTCCAGTGGAGCGCGCAGTAG
- a CDS encoding DegQ family serine endoprotease: MNTRFLARGAVAVAVAAALSAGYVAGTRRADPQIITPAQAAALMPAEAAAKTGIPDFSGLVETYGPAVVNISAKHVVKQVSRRVPQPQLPMDPSDPFYQFFKHFYGQVPGMGGDAQPDDQPSASLGSGFIVSSDGYILTNAHVIDGANVVTVKLTDKREYKAKVVGSDKQSDVAVLKIDASGLPTVKIGDPGQSKVGQWVVAIGSPYGFDNTVTSGIISAKSRALPDENYTPFIQTDVPVNPGNSGGPLFNLQGEVIGINSMIYSQTGGFQGLSFAIPINEAIKVKDELVKTGHVSRGRLGVAVQGLNQTLASSFGLSKPDGALVSSVDPDGPAAKAGLQPGDVILAVNGAPVADSTTLPSQIANLKPGSKADLQVWRDKSKKSISVTLGAMTDAKLASNDGGPVEQGRLGVAVRPLTPQERSATNLSHGLMVQQAGGPAASAGIQPGDVILAVNGRPVTSPEQLRDAVKGAGNSLALLIQRDNAQIFVPVDLS, translated from the coding sequence ATGAACACCCGATTCCTTGCGCGCGGCGCCGTCGCGGTCGCCGTGGCGGCCGCCCTGTCCGCCGGCTATGTGGCCGGCACCCGCCGCGCCGATCCGCAGATCATCACGCCGGCGCAGGCTGCCGCGCTGATGCCGGCCGAAGCGGCCGCAAAGACCGGCATTCCCGATTTCTCCGGGCTGGTCGAAACCTACGGCCCGGCAGTCGTGAACATCAGCGCGAAGCACGTGGTGAAGCAGGTGTCGCGGCGCGTGCCGCAGCCGCAGCTGCCGATGGACCCGAGCGACCCGTTCTACCAGTTCTTCAAGCACTTCTACGGCCAGGTGCCGGGCATGGGCGGCGACGCGCAGCCGGACGACCAGCCGAGCGCGAGCCTCGGCTCGGGCTTCATCGTCAGCTCGGACGGGTACATCCTCACCAATGCGCACGTGATCGACGGCGCGAACGTCGTCACGGTCAAGCTGACCGACAAGCGCGAATACAAGGCGAAGGTGGTCGGCTCGGACAAGCAGTCCGACGTCGCGGTGCTGAAGATCGACGCGAGCGGCCTGCCGACCGTGAAGATCGGCGACCCGGGCCAGAGCAAGGTCGGCCAGTGGGTCGTCGCGATCGGTTCGCCGTACGGCTTCGACAACACGGTCACCTCGGGCATCATCAGCGCGAAGTCGCGCGCGCTGCCCGACGAGAACTACACGCCGTTCATCCAGACCGACGTGCCGGTCAACCCCGGCAACTCGGGCGGCCCGCTGTTCAACCTGCAGGGCGAGGTGATCGGCATCAACTCGATGATCTACTCGCAGACGGGCGGCTTCCAGGGCCTGTCGTTCGCGATCCCGATCAACGAGGCGATCAAGGTCAAGGACGAGCTCGTGAAGACCGGCCACGTGAGCCGCGGCCGCCTCGGCGTCGCGGTGCAGGGGCTGAACCAGACGCTCGCGAGTTCGTTCGGGCTGTCGAAGCCGGACGGCGCGCTGGTCAGCTCGGTCGATCCGGACGGCCCGGCCGCGAAGGCCGGCCTGCAGCCGGGTGACGTGATCCTGGCGGTCAATGGCGCGCCGGTCGCCGATTCGACGACGTTGCCGTCGCAGATCGCGAACCTGAAGCCGGGTTCGAAGGCCGACCTGCAGGTCTGGCGCGACAAGTCGAAGAAGTCGATCAGCGTGACGCTCGGCGCGATGACCGACGCGAAGCTCGCGTCGAACGACGGCGGGCCGGTCGAACAGGGCCGCCTCGGCGTCGCGGTGCGGCCGCTCACGCCGCAGGAGCGCAGCGCGACCAACCTGTCGCACGGGCTGATGGTGCAGCAGGCCGGCGGCCCGGCCGCGAGCGCCGGCATCCAGCCGGGCGACGTGATCCTCGCGGTCAACGGCCGCCCGGTCACGAGCCCCGAGCAGCTGCGCGACGCGGTCAAGGGCGCAGGCAACAGTCTTGCTCTGTTGATCCAGCGTGATAATGCCCAGATCTTCGTGCCGGTCGACCTGAGCTGA
- a CDS encoding ATP-binding protein → MRSIRHQLLIWLLAIVVAGVGLAGWLIYRQALAEANELFDYQLQEIAAALPSEPFSQVFGSRTNGDEGIVIQIWNRNGVLMYFSHPRAPIAPRAELGFSTERTDRGEWRVYGAIVGDNVVQLAQPLSVRNRLAANVALRTLWPLIVLLPFLGAAVWMIVGRGLAPLGRVTRAVEARRPEALDPLPDARLPLEVQPLVRALNGLLARLAAALDTQKAFVADAAHELRTPLAAVQIQAQLVARAKDDASRREAVADLQDGVTRATRLAEQLLALARAEPDAGAMREPVDLQALLAECVAAHAPLAQRRHIDLGFEETRAASVVADIGALRVMFGNLLDNAVKYTPDGGRIDVSLTRDAAGRACVQIGDSGPGIPADERERVFDRFYRDSSARARTDVSGSGLGLAIVKRVAAQQGATVSLGDAAAGGLLVSVVFRDAEMPAEAPQPSESV, encoded by the coding sequence GTGAGGTCGATTCGTCATCAACTGCTGATCTGGCTGCTTGCGATCGTCGTCGCGGGCGTGGGCCTCGCGGGCTGGCTGATTTACCGTCAGGCGCTCGCCGAGGCGAACGAGCTGTTCGACTACCAGCTGCAGGAAATCGCCGCGGCGCTGCCGTCCGAGCCGTTCTCGCAGGTGTTCGGCTCGCGCACCAACGGCGACGAAGGCATCGTGATCCAGATCTGGAACCGCAACGGCGTGCTGATGTACTTCTCGCATCCGCGCGCGCCGATTGCGCCGCGTGCGGAGCTCGGCTTCTCGACCGAGCGCACCGATCGCGGCGAGTGGCGCGTGTACGGCGCGATCGTCGGCGACAACGTCGTGCAGCTCGCGCAACCGCTGTCGGTGCGCAACCGGCTCGCGGCGAACGTCGCGCTGCGCACGCTGTGGCCGCTGATCGTGCTGCTGCCGTTCCTCGGCGCGGCCGTCTGGATGATCGTCGGCCGCGGACTCGCGCCGCTCGGCCGCGTGACGCGCGCGGTCGAGGCGCGCCGGCCCGAGGCGCTCGACCCGCTGCCCGATGCGCGGCTGCCGCTCGAGGTGCAGCCGCTGGTGCGCGCGCTGAACGGGCTGCTGGCCCGGCTGGCGGCCGCGCTCGACACGCAGAAGGCGTTCGTCGCCGACGCCGCGCACGAACTGCGCACGCCGCTCGCGGCCGTGCAGATCCAGGCGCAGCTCGTTGCGCGCGCAAAGGACGATGCGTCGCGTCGCGAGGCGGTCGCGGACCTGCAGGACGGCGTCACGCGCGCGACGCGCCTCGCCGAGCAGCTGCTCGCGCTCGCGCGCGCCGAACCCGACGCGGGCGCGATGCGCGAGCCGGTCGACCTGCAGGCGCTGCTGGCCGAGTGCGTGGCCGCGCATGCGCCGCTCGCGCAGCGGCGCCACATCGACCTCGGCTTCGAGGAAACGCGCGCGGCGAGCGTCGTCGCGGATATCGGCGCGCTGCGCGTGATGTTCGGCAACCTGCTCGACAACGCGGTGAAGTACACGCCGGACGGCGGCCGCATCGACGTATCGCTGACGCGCGACGCGGCCGGCCGCGCATGCGTGCAGATCGGCGACAGCGGGCCCGGCATTCCGGCCGACGAGCGCGAGCGCGTGTTCGACCGCTTCTATCGCGACAGCTCGGCGCGGGCGCGCACCGACGTGTCGGGCAGCGGGCTCGGGCTCGCGATCGTCAAGCGCGTCGCCGCGCAGCAGGGCGCGACGGTGTCGCTCGGCGATGCGGCCGCCGGCGGCCTGCTGGTGAGCGTCGTGTTCCGCGATGCCGAGATGCCGGCCGAGGCGCCGCAGCCGTCCGAATCGGTATGA